From a single Dysidea avara chromosome 14, odDysAvar1.4, whole genome shotgun sequence genomic region:
- the LOC136244827 gene encoding zinc finger BED domain-containing protein 4-like, producing MVPIDCHPLSVVEDVDFRCVLNALEPRYSCPSRKYYTDTIIPKIFSGMKDEVGKLINSEEGSISFTTDIWSCSVNDTSLLSLTAHWINNSFEKQSAVLHAQSLEMAHTDEYIASCISTMLDKWDISRDLVHLVLSDNASNMVKAMQDASLPHFGCFVHSLQLVKDGLLSQWAIADITAVCKNIVGHFHRSSIASHNLTRIQQSLGIPQHKLKQEVATRWNSTLYMYQSVLEQKMTLAAYSAENGSIQQLSAHQLGLVKKCVDILSPIEEVTRSISAKLASISIVIPYIRVLTRTLEKNEDDGGVRTMKGQILHSLKSHFAGIEEKEQLALATMLDP from the coding sequence ATGGTACCTATTGATTGCCACCCTTTATCTGTCGTAGAAGACGTAGATTTCAGATGCGTCCTCAACGCGCTAGAACCACGATATAGTTGCCCCAGTCGTAAGTATTACACTGACACCATTATTCCCAAGATATTTAGTGGGATGAAGGATGAAGTTGGCAAGCTCATTAATAGCGAAGAAGGGAGTATTAGCTTCACTACAGACATATGGAGTTGTTCTGTGAATGACACATCGCTGTTAAGTCTGACAGCCCACTGGATAAATAATTCATTTGAGAAGCAATCTGCAGTTCTACATGCTCAATCGCTTGAGATGGCTCATACTGATGAGTACATTGCTAGCTGTATTAGCACAATGCTGGATAAGTGGGATATTTCTCGTGATCTTGTACACTTAGTCCTCAGCGATAATGCAAGTAATATGGTCAAGGCGATGCAGGATGCATCCTTACCCCACTTCGGATGTTTTGTCCATTCATTACAACTCGTAAAAGATGGCTTGTTATCACAGTGGGCTATTGCTGATATAACTGCAGTTTGCAAGAACATTGTTGGCCACTTCCATCGTTCATCAATTGCTTCACACAACCTTACTAGAATTCAACAGAGTCTTGGTATCCCTCAGCACAAATTAAAACAGGAAGTAGCCACTCGGTGGAATTCAACATTATACATGTATCAATCCGTATTAGAGCAAAAAATGACTTTAGCCGCATATTCTGCAGAGAATGGCAGCATTCAACAACTTTCAGCACATCAATTGGGTTTAGTTAAAAAGTGTGTGGATATACTAAGCCCTATTGAGGAAGTGACTCGTTCCATCTCTGCAAAATTAGCCAGTATTTCAATTGTTATTCCTTACATCCGTGTTTTGACAAGAACCTTGGAAAAGAACGAAGATGATGGTGGAGTACGCACTATGAAAGGACAAATTTTACACTCCCTTAAGTCCCATTTTGCTGGCATTGAGGAAAAGGAACAGCTAGCTCTAGCAACAATGTTGGACCCTTGA
- the LOC136244688 gene encoding uncharacterized protein, whose amino-acid sequence MSNECSACRNKLEDFTPENPDDAIKFHQWLTNEKIEKVEILGTVADAFSSLKKQLRTFLIHTYVKRKQAAHLDTLISECDTKKVVLQVDFSENATIMSQNEVQSAHWCHGQATLFTAHAWIEKDKTENLVLILDDLNHTKHSIYVYMEYIMRLLKQKYPLIEILNIFSDGPSSQFKQKYLFSNLHAWEQDHGFKIIWNFFATSHGKGPVDGLGGSVKRSVWRHVKSGMSHIENAKEYAGVAKERNPNIHIEYIPHTEINDMKPSLDAKWLNVCMVPGTQQLHCIVPNGPDKLLVAETSDADSFTVVSIRKAEADGHDEEEEDNGEEDDGEDETDPTPA is encoded by the exons ATGAGCAATGAATGCAGTGCCTGTCGAAATAAACTTGAGGATTTTACTCCTGAGAACCCAGATGATGCAATAAAGTTTCATCAGTGGCTAACCAATGAAAAAATCGAAAAAGTTGAAATACTGGGAACTGTTGCTGATGCCTTTAGCTCACTGAAAAAACAACTTCGAACATTTTTGATACATACATATGTTAAACGCAAGCAAGCAGCACATTTGGATACTCTAATTTCTGAATGTGACACAAAGAAAGTTGTTTTGCAAGTAGACTTCTCGGAAAACGCTACCATCATGAGCCAGAATGAAGTCCAGTCTGCTCATTGGTGCCACGGTCAAGCCACACTTTTTACAGCACATGCCTGGATTGAGAAGGACAAAACAGAAAACCTTGTACTGATTTTAGATGATTTGAATCACACCAAGCATAGCATTTATGTTTATATGGAATATATAATGAGGCTGTTGAAACAGAAATATCCTTTGATTGAG ataTTAAATATCTTCAGTGATGGACCCAGCTCACAATTTAAGCAGAAGTATTTGTTTTCTAATTTGCATGCATGGGAACAGGATCATGGCTTTAAAATTATATGGAATTTCTTTGCTACGTCTCATGGTAAAGGTCCTGTGGATGGCCTTGGGGGATCTGTGAAAAGATCTGTGTGGAGGCATGTGAAAAGTGGAATGTCGCATATAGAAAATGCAAAAGAGTATGCAGGAGTCGCAAAAGAGAGAAACCCTAACATTCACATTGAGTATATTCCTCATACTGAAATAAACGATATGAAGCCGAGCTTAGATGCTAAATGGTTAAATGTTTGCATGGTACCAGGAACACAGCAACTACACTGCATTGTCCCAAATGGACCCGACAAGCTTTTAGTCGCTGAGACATCAGATGCCGATAGCTTCACAGTTGTATCGATCAGAAAAGCAGAAGCTGATGGCCATGATGAAGAGGAAGAAGATAATGGTGAAGAAGATGATGGTGAAGATGAGACAGATCCCACACCAGCATGA
- the LOC136244762 gene encoding mucin-21-like, which translates to MSLRRRQRTCSGVKYMATLIIYMRKYLPQVVSDEATEKYNLVRRLKEEELLLVKEMSSYISFYQRIISELEDAVRVEEATLTLTSITSLHQHQGINNSDTNATNMPTSPVSSAATLTSDNSSAATLTSTNSSAATLTSDNSSAATLTSDNSSAATLTSTNSSAATLTLDNSSAATLTSTNSSATLTSANSNAATLTSDNSSASMQASTASNDVSSVQSNLLEASESDEVDISGV; encoded by the exons ATGTCATTGCGCAGAAGGCAGAGAACATGTTCCGGGGTGAAAT ATATGGCTACTCTCATTATTTACATGAGAAAGTATTTGCCCCAAGTGGTGTCAGATGAAGCAACAGAGAAGTACAACCTCGTACGTCGCCTGAAGGAAGAAGAACTACTTCTAGTAAAAGAAATGTCATCTTACATCTCATTTTATCAGCGGATCATATCAGAATTAGAGGATGCTGTTAGAG TGGAAGAGGCTACTCTTACACTAACCAGCATTACAT CCTTGCACCAACATCAAGGGATCAACAATTCAGATACAA ATGCAACTAACATGCCAACATCACCTGTTTCAAGTG CAGCCACTTTGACTTCGGACAATTCAAGTG CAGCCACTTTGACGTCGACCAATTCAAGTG CAGCCACTTTGACTTCGGACAATTCAAGTG CAGCCACTTTGACTTCAGACAATTCAAGTG CAGCCACTTTGACGTCGACCAATTCAAGTG CAGCCACTTTGACTTTGGACAATTCAAGTG CAGCCACTTTGACGTCGACCAATTCAAGTG CCACTTTGACGTCGGCCAATtcaaatg CAGCCACTTTGACTTCGGACAATTCAAGTG CTTCCATGCAAGCATCAACTGCTTCGAATG ACGTTTCATCGGTTCAGAGT AATCTACTAGAAGCCTCTGAATCCGATGAAGTGGATATTTCAGGTGTCTGA